The genomic stretch GACATTTCAATGTTTCATTGTTTACATCTGCATAACTCATCGACCATATCACTGTGACTTCGTGTTTTAACACAGAACAAGCCGCCAGAGGCAGAAGTGATTTATGTTTCCTATCAACAGCTCGATGCTACGGTTAATGGATCCAAATTCACAGataatagaattaaatttttatggatCGAGTTTACCAAACTAACCTCTGTCCGAATTCTATTTTACTCGCTTTTCTTCATGGCGATCAACTCGTGTTTATTTATGATCCTAATCTAACTCGGTCGATGAAGTTAGCTGTCATGATATCTATGAAGTGGAGGTCTGGATAAGTTGGACGTACACATGGCCGGAGATAATACGTTTGATATCACAGTCTATTTAGATATTTGGCCAAAAAGATTTAGATTTCCGTGTAAATCTACTAATTAAATGTAGATTGGTAGCCAGTATGTGTGCCTTGACTCGCAATAGAATTCTTTCCTTTCAAAAGATTCTGTGTTCGAACCTTTTCtccgaaaaaaataaaaaatatatagattagTAACTTCATTAAGGAACTAATAACGGTGCTATTTTACGGTTTGAGTTACAAATAAccctttcaataataataataatacaaatatttttcttcataaaagatatataaaaaaaaaagccctatATCTTGATTCACCAATTATTGGGGAGATTATCATGAGCAGATGCCTATTTTGATCATCTGCCACAAAGGATGaagagctttttttttattattattttaagaaaaaaatgtcgACTCAAACATTTCTGTTATAGAATTGGGTTTGAAAGTCGAAACAACATTAAATAAGCAGTGCCCGAAATACTATGTTTTGTCCAAAACCCAATACATAGAATATTTAATCAATGCCGAGGTGGTAAAATCAATCAAACCGAAAATACAATGGACTATAAAAAGAGAATCGTAAAGAATAAATattaggaaaggaaaagaaaagaaaagaaaatagaagcggagagagagagagagagggagggagagggagacaGAGAGGAGAGAAAGCAGTGAGGGACGCCTTGTAACTTGTATTGCTGTTTGCTACATTGTCTTTCCTCTaaaaccaaaacccaaaaccaaaaccaaaaaagattCAGCCCCCACGTCTGTCACTCTATACTCAGATTGGCCGGGCTGCCTTTCTTTCATCGAAAGCCTATTTCCTTGTGTTTTCACcaccatcttttcttttttccctttccttctCTTCAATATATCAATATTGCATGCTTTGaacaaaccttttttttgttttgtttttgttttcagcaTCCATCTGTATAATCCCTTATGTTAATTCTTTGAaactttgcttcttcttttctttattattccTTGTTTGGTTTTCTTAATGGGACCCATTAGAGGCttcaagagaagaaagaaagcagAGAAGAAGGTTGACCAGAATGTCTTCGAtgctgcttctgcttctgctttgTCTTCACTGCAGCCCCAATCTCAACGCCCTTTAGATTGGTGGGATGACGATTTCTCTAAAAGGATTACTGGTACACACAAcacattctttatatttttgctatgttttttcttattcctTTCCTTTCACCTTCGTTTATTTATCGTGATTGTTTCCGTATGTAGCTTTTCATATATCTATCTATTCATTGGTATATCAGGGTGCTGTTTATGGGTTTGCTGTTCAGGTTTTATTGCATTTCTGAATTTTTATGACATGGGTCAAATTTAGTTTAAGGTAATTTGGCTGATAATAATGTTGCCCACTGATGGATGTATGTATTGTGCATTATTTTACTAATTGGTGTGCTTGTATTTTGTTTAGAATGTATTGCTACTAAATATGTGTTTTACTGTTATTTCCTTGTATAGATTACTTGCTGTGTTAAGCTTTTGTTGTTCTGACGTTGATGTTGCTTGTTCTGGATGTACTGGTGTCTCTAAGTATAATATTTAGGTTGCTCGCTGTTTTTGCGAGAATTTTAGTTCATTGATCATGTCCAGTTCTCAATGATTTGATTGTTAGTTGGACGAGTGACAATTTAAAAGGGTTCTTGTAATGAAGATGAAATACTCTCTTCTTTAAGTGAGTTGCTggaaaacacacacacatttacTATCGTGCAATTCTCCTTCAATGTGATTCCTATTGAGCCTCAGTTTAGTCTATGCAATGCTTGCAGTCTCAAGGTGTGAGCTGGGTTTTAGCGTTTTGGAGGTTAGGTTTATCTGCTTTTGGTAGGATCACTGGAAATGGGTCGATCCAGTATATAGGGATGAGATTAATTCCAATATTCGCGTGTGCATATGCACCCTCTTTCGTTATTAAACAACAAGAACCTAGGATCTTTCCCAATCAACCCAAACTTTATTCATCCAGGCTGCATAGCTAAGCTGCTAATGTGAATGCTCTAGTTTGTGATGATGCTCATGCTTCTTcgtcttcatttttatttcttgtatcTGTTGAAATGCTATTCATAATTTTCCCAAAGTAGGAATTCCGTTCTATGTACTTGCTTGGGTATCATACAGTCTATAACAACTTGCTTCCACGTGAAATGCAGATTATCGACTTCTTTTTGGGTCTACTTAGAAAGGGCATTTTGAAAGTCTGATGCTACTTGGTTTATTTCATGTACCAAGAATGATCCGTATCAATAAGTGAACCTATTTTACTtgcttaatgattttttaatttaaaacttgtcCAATCCCAGCCCCTACACTAGCCTGAGCTGTTAGAACCGAGGGGTTGACTTTGTAAATGACTgcattttagaaataaaaaaggcCAAAAGCAAATCTATGTTAAAATTGTGATGCAAACCATAGAGAGAAATTCTCTATGTTAGGACACAGGCTGGATAGAGCTAAACTGCGAATTTGAGGTGCGGTAAATAAGGTAGTCGGCAATTAACCATATAGTTGTGCATTCCACACTTACAACCACATTCTTGATCCTCaaggaagaagatgattttAGATGATGCAATGCTATAAAATCATTATATGGTGTCTCTTGTATCATGAATACATCCTTAAGTGGGAGAAATTACTGTGAAATATCAAATGAGCCATGGCATGTACTGCCCTCATAAAATGCGATGATTTACAGTGAAAAGTACCTCTTCTAGTAATCCTGAGTTCatgtttgcaaaaaaaaaacatggaacaAGAAAGTTGATTGAAGCCCTTGTTAAGGGTACAACAACAACCCAACCAAGAAAACCTTTGCTTACTGCATACACATGAACATGATCTGTGATTTTTCTGTTCAGATGTTTTATGAGAGGGTGCCCTTCAACAACTATCACGATGTTTTCAGTGGAATATCCCGACCGGAGTTCATAAGTTCTATGCCTGTATCTTTTTCTgaaacatttattattatttcaccgACTTTCTGCTAAAGATATCATTAAAACCAGCCTCATAGGAAGGGGTGCTGCTAAAAGTGATCTGACGAGGCAGAGAAGATTATGAAGTTTATCACCAACATAATCCTAAATCTGTAGTTAAAGGATATGTATTTATGTCTAGCCTCTAGATGGATATTAACAATATCTTTATCCTCTTAACATATCAAGATGGTTGCACCTGATGTTTTACAAGCACTTTGAAATTACGTGAATTCCAGTCTATGTTCAAAAGTTGCTCAGCACTTGGCATTTGGCACTATGCATTTTTGTTAGGGGTGTTCACGTCCACCATAAGCCTCAATATGTCATTATAAGTTTTTCAGCATGATGTCAGGGATTCGGTAATTTTAAATACTTGTAACCCTGAAATGCCCAGAGTTGAATAGGTGAGATCAATTAATTTACAAGAAGTTTAATTTTTGGCAGACATGATACTTGTGCACGTGAAGCTTCTTGCACATGGACAAAATTACGTTCAACTTGCTCTTCTGACTGTAGATGTGTTCTCCATTTATCTGAGTTTATTGCTTTACCATGTGTTTGATTCAGTACTTCTTGAGCATGCTACAGTTGGAACATCTGTTCATTTGGCAAATTGGCCTAAAAATCTCATGAGTTTATTGTTCTTTTGGAAATTTTGATGCATGATGATTGGAAAATCACTTGGATAACTGATTTCTCTATCTCCACTTTTAGGTCCCTCTTCTGAATCAAATAACTCGAAgaaatttgaatcttttttcaaaatatcgAGAAAGACGTTCAACTATATCTGCTCCCTTGTGAAGGAAGACCTGAAGGCCAGGCAATCAAATTTCACTGGTTCAAATGGGAAGCCATTGTCTGTAACTGACCAAGTAGCTGTGGCTCTTAGGAGGCTCAGCTCTGGCGAATCATTGTCAAACATCGGCGATTTGTTGGGGATCAACCAATCAACTGTTTCTCAAATAACCTGGCGATTTGTGGAAGCAATGGAAGAAAGAGGCCTGCACCATCTTTGTTGGCCTTCCACTGAAGCAGAGATGGAAGAGATTAAGTCCAATTTTGAGAAAATATGTGGCCTGCCTAATTGCTGTGGTTCAATCGACACTACCCATATCGTCATGACTCTGCCTACAGTGGACCGATCAAATGATGTATGGATTGATCGTGAGAAGAACCATAGCATGCTCTTGCAAGCAATAGTGGACCCTGACATGAGATTCCGTGATGTAATTGTTGGGTACCCAGGAAGTTTAAGTGATGCACTTGTGCTTCAGAACTCAAGTTTCTTCAAGCTATCCGAGGAAGGGAAAAGGCTAAATGGGAAGAAAATAGAGCTTCAGGAAGGAATGGAATTGGGGGAGTATATAATTGGGGATTCAGGTTTTCCCCTATTGTCGTGGCTTCTTACTCCTTATCAAAATGCACTCTCAGACCATCAGGCTGAGTTCAACAAGCGACATTCTGAAACTCAAGTTGTAGCACAGATTGCATTAGCAAGGCTGAAGGAAATGTGGAGGATAATCCATGGAGTAATGTGGCTGCCTGATAAGAATAGATTGCCAaggattatttttgtttgctgcTTGTTGCACAATATTGTTATTGACATGGAGGATAAAGGGGTTGATGAGCTTCCTTCGTCTCATCAACATGACACAGATTACCGGCAACAAATTTGTGAGACTGTCAACAAGACAGGCATTGCTGTGAGAGATaacctttctctcttcttttcagGAAAATTATCACCTTCTACTCTTTCTTCCTAAATAGTGGTTATTATTTACTGGCCCATGTAGACAGAGCTGGATGCCCTTTGCCTAATTTGTTTAACAAAAGCTCTTGTGAATCCTGTGATGTTTATTCCTATAGGGTAACCAGTTCGAGTTGTATTCAGAAGTTAATAAGTTCGAATAATTATTTACATAAACAGTTTTGATTCTCGTGAAACCATGTCTCAGATAGTTTCTCTTAGCTTGCATAGTATGATTAACAACCATTGATAATACAAGTTGAATTGCTGCATTCCTGATCTTTTTTACATTATGTTTGCCTCGTCAAAGACATCTTATGTGCTTATGTGGTATGTAACAGCCTATTGTTCTGTAGGAGACAAAATTCCCTGAATTGCAAACCATCTCTTGGAGCTCCTGAAAGTGTATGGATTTTGCTATCTTGTGTTGAAAGGTGATTTAAGTCATttgtttctaaataaaaattactttataatcacactttcaaaaaaaactataaaactatAATTAGAAACCTCATCTGAATTGATTGCAACTCAATGATGCATTGATAAGAAATTATTACATGAATCTGactcattttgaatttatttacataagTTATACGAGATTCTGtcttttcataaatataaacaTGTATTGCACCGTATTCATCATGCAATGTTTAAATAATAGTTGTGCTAAATAATTATTAAGGATCAAGGTCCAAGAGTCTTGTTTCTCTTTCGAGGAAAACCAATGAAGGGGAATGGAAGGGAAGAGTAAGGAAAaatgtaaacaaaaaaacttcataaaGCAAATTAAATTTTCGAGTTAGAGCTTAGAACGTTAGATCGATGGAGTTTGGGCCAAAAGCCCAAAATAGATCCGACCCTAATCACGGTTCAATTTGAACTGTAAAACACTGTAGGGATAACAAATCGGAGAAAACCAGAACCCCAACACCAACTACAAACCCCCTCCCCCCTCCTACCCGAATCAAAACCCCTGAAGAACCTCTAGGGTTTAAGTTATTTGGTAAAATGATTAACAAATTGGAAGCAAAGAAACTCCTCAAGGACAAGAGATTATGGTTTGCTTCTTTTTTGATTGCCTGGGCTGCTGCTCTCCAGGTAAATAAACAACGTTTGCATACAGACGCATACTGGCATAAACATAgaaacacgttttttttttttgcttttgggtTTTTAGTTTGCTTTATGGATTCATTTTATTAATCGGTTCCCgttcttttgagttttgaagggTCACATGATGTGGTTGCAGAGACAGGACTCTTTCAAGCAGAAGTTTGGAACATTAAACGAAGATAATAGTGATGTTGCCCAAGAGTGACCCACGATTAGTTGGTTTTCAAATTTGCTTTTAGAAATTTGAAGATTAAATATTTCGTGCTTGTAAAGAAACGAGATCTTTGGATTCCGGATTTTGCTTGAGTGGGTTGGCAAATGGCAATGTAGTTCGTGGCTTAGGTTATCTGATTGTTGAATAACAATGATATAGATGAACTTGTGGTAAGTTGTgttgtaatttttcaaattagagGACTCTTCTTTCTGAGTGGGAGGGAATATAGATCAAGGAAATTACAACATCATGTATCTTGATTGGTACTCAGAAGCAATTTGATGACTTAAAAGTTGATTGAGTTCTCTGTCCTTTtagtattcttttttttctgattgCATTCTTTGTAGGTTTTGTATTGCTATGATTTTCTTTTGACATTAATTTCATTCAGTGGGTTTAGGAAACTGCATAGTCAAAGTAGTTGCCGTAATTGACATGGAATTTTGATTCAATAGAAGTCGTTTCGTAGATTTTGAAGGGGTGATCAAGCTGCTAATAAGTATTTTGAGTTTAGTGGATTATGCTTTTTCTTCAAAGAAGTGCTTTAATTGGCTGGAGGAAATTGCATGGTTGCAGTTCACAGTTTTGTTGTCTTTGAGCTCCTTGCTTGTTACGTCACAAGTAGAATCTTGAGTtgtttttaagttgaattaataGATGGGCATTTTGATTAAACTATATGGTTGTTTTCCTTCTAATTGGAGTGTTCACAAGGTGATCTGTGAGACTGTGTGGTTTTCTTGGATTGACATAGGCATGCGACTGTCTGGGTCCAAGGTTGCTGTCTGTGGTGTattagcttttattttctttcccttcAACTGCTTGGAATGATCTTCTTTGATTGCTTTCTAATACAGGAGTGATTACAAAAGGtggataattattaaaatataacagTGCTCTGGTGTTGCTACAAAGGTACTAGCACTCACTAAGACTAGCTcatgatttcatgtttttttcccaGTTATCAAATTCTTGGAAAATAGTCTCTGACTCTCTACAGCGCTGGAACTGGTAGGAGCTgccttataatataatattaatcaaacttCAGGCACAATTATGGTCGAGTGTCAAAGGTATTTGGGTATGAAGAAGATAAGGTTAGCGGGCTTTTCAGAACTGCCAGCCGAAAAAGGCCATTAATTTTTGACAGGAAGTTCAAAGTTTTAGTTTCTACTTATGGAAAATCATGTACCATTAGCACACGTAAGCCTTGTTTATTACCGTGATTTGGCAGCCTAACATTACCTTTTGTTTTGTCATTTTAAGCCAGAGTCAAATAGGAGAATAGGGTATTAGAATTCTAGAATTAGCATAGTTCTGATGTATCTTAATGCAGCAAAGGGGTCTTAATTTATGAGTCCCGACCAAATTGGAAGTTACATGAGGAATTTCATCAGGTAACCTGTTGTTTCACTCGAGGCTGGTGAATATGCTTTACGTCTTTATAACTAGATAGTTGGGGTCGGTTACCTGAActctttttctctgttttattttgttcagaGCCAAGCTTCGTTTACCCACACATGCTTAAAAGACTGAAATCCATGTATCATGATTACTATGCTGTTCGCATTAACAAGGCAAGTTTTGTCTTGAAGACCATAAATTGGACCAAGATTTGCTTTGTAATTTATTGTGTCCAGCCTCTTTAGGCTGCTGTTTTGCGTATACCATGTACGTTGTAATTTTCAAAGCTTAGGGACCTTCTGGAGGCAATATGCTCATGAAAATCCTAGATCGAAGCAGGATTTTcagttaaaatatttcttcattatttaGAAGTTATTTTCTTATTGACAGACAATTGCTTGAGGTGTGGTGGAACTGTGGAAAGCCAGAGCTGCTTGTGAAGAAACCTGTGCAAGGAGcaagtagaaaaatattatcgCGGGTATGTTCTTATAAACCAAATTGCTACCACTAAATTTGACCCTTCTAGTCCCAGCTCAACTGTTTTGAATATGAGCaccaaaaattaaaggaaaaacttGTTTGAACATGCAGCTGGGTGGCTGCtgatttaaatatcatttatggCAATAggtatgatgattttttaaaattattttagtgcTCTTCTTCCATGTTTGACTTCGTGGTTCATGAACGCAACCCCGCTTTGTTTCTATCGTGAAAATGTGATTCATGAGGCACCTGAAAACCCATGGTAGTAAATATATATTGTGGTTGCTGCTTGCAAATTGCCAATATAGTCAGTCCAGTGAATAAAGTTATgattaaacaatgaaaattgTGAATCGccctgattaaaaaaacaacaacactcTAATTTACTCTTGGTTGCTATCTAGTCACCATCCTATTCCAAGTCAATAATCCTCTAACCAACAGTCTGAAATTAGAACCAGCCCGATCATTCCTGGTAGCACTTTCGTTGAACATTGTACTGACTTTAAAGGCATTTCTTTGACTTCTCAAATGATTTCTTGATATGCTTTTAAGTCTCTTTTTTCGTTTTTGATTCTGTGGTACAATTCGAacgtgaaattgaaaagaaattgctCTAGACAATGACAGGATGTGCAGTGGCGGTGTGTTTACACGCCCACACCCCCAGCTGGGTTTCTTGCGGCCTTGGCAACTAACAGAAATTCTCTATCTAAATTCTAAACGTCACCACTTACTTGATCTCGTACGCTGCTGCGTTGTTTAATCCTATCATATCCCTTCAAGGTAGGTGTAAGCACTGACTTGTACATTCATGATCGAAACGATAATCAAGTTTTGAACTTGGAGTTCGCATGGTATGACTTTTGTCATATTTTGCAATTATTTCTTCCTTTCACACATCATGTATTTGTATTTTCGTGTAACACATATCGTGTTGTTTTTCTTCAGAAAATATTGGAGCGCGCATTTCAGATTATGGTATTTAATTAATCAGCTTTACTGGGAATACTGATGCTTGCttctacttttatatatatatatactctgtATTGACGTGATTAGTTTTTCTAATGGCTGGTTAacaaaaaggagagaaatgttAAGTAACCATGTTACCCAAAAGTTTAAGCAGAGTTAGGCGAAGTTCTAAGAAACCCCCCTCAATTTCTTCCATTCTAAGGATGAGAAAAACGGAATTTCTTGAGCTGACGCAGAATAAATTAGCGACATTCGTAATGTCTGAACGCACACCTTTGAATTCATTAAGGATAAACTGGCGCAAGGAATCTTTTTCCGGGAAAATTTCAAACCAAAAAACCAAGAATTTTCCGTGCGTTCCAGATTGCAAACGCTCTCAGCTGGCCAATTCTCCCCACCTACCTCCATATCCTGAAAATGAGTGTTGTTTGAAAGAGAGCTTTGCCTGCTTTAACGCTACGAGGCAAGTCTTTGTGCAAATCGCGGTGTAATTTCCTGTAGTGAACCTATCGAACCACAGGAGTTGCAGTCAATTTCAACCAGTTTTTGGGTCAGGGAACCGGGAACCGGTCCCATACATAGACATTTAGTAGTAGTTATTTAGTTGCTATCTTAATACTTTTCTGTCAGAAATATCTCTAGAAATAATTAATGGCCAACCTTTCCGgcaagtgtgtgtgtgttggatCTAGTCACACGATAAGAAACAGAGTCGAGGCAGATAGAGTTTCTTCGCCAGCTTAGCCAACAAAATTGATCGGTTAGACATTAAAATCGATATTATCAAAAACCAACCAGAACTTGATCCAGTAATTAAATTAGTGTAATTAGATCTCAAAGTAACCCAACAAAATTCATCATCTTACCATTAAaatcgaattttttttatactaatccCTAACAATTTGGGTGACAATCAAGTTTTCACCAGCACATTAAAATTGTAAACCGACCTTTTGTTTGAATAGATATATAAActttatcctctttctttctttttttcttttttattttttttttttttttttgggggggggggggatgaaAACCTTTATCATTGTTGATAAGCGTTAGACAtccaattatatatttatatagtacACTTTGTGGTTTTGTGCAAAATTTTATAATTGGCTAAACCATGGGATGAAACCTAATTTTATATCATGGGCTTGAATAATCCAGATAATTcggattattaaattattaatttttttattctaataatttggtctattttttttaatgaaatggtTGGTGGATTATACTCATACCTATAAAaaggcttattttttttttagtttgggaCTCTTCAATAGTTAATTCAATGTCATAGGAGAGAAAAGTTGtttggcttataaaaaaaagctcTCTCTCCCTCTAAAGGCTTATATTGGTCACTTTTATAGCTCATAAGATCCCTCccctttataaaataaaaaaatattttatatcaatcaaATATCTGTCATAAATTTGACAATTTACGAgattcatataaatataaactcaGCATTTAACTTAATTCAgagataataaatttaattggttGTCTAACTCATCATAATTTGAACTTAATATTTGACTGAGTATAAATATAATGGGTTATCCTcctaatctttatttatttgtttaaagggataactaaaaaaaaatccatcaccatgtataaataatacttttatgaatttcaatttttaattactgCGCTGTCCCTTTCGAGACTACAAGACAGCATGAAGCAGAGTAGAGTGCTTAAGATCACGGCTCAAGTTTACTGAACTCTGATTTCCTATGAGCCGAGCCATGGTTGGACACGAGCGGTAAGCTTTCCATGCACGCTGCAAGATTTCGAATCTTGAGTAGTGTGAGTAATGACGATCCTGACGGCTAAAATTGACGTCGCTGCTGATGGCAATAAATCTGATTTTAATCCCGTTAGTATTCAACAAAGTCAGTACTAGTTAATTGTATCATATTTTCTAAGCTAGCCAGCCGTCCATCTGGCTAGCAGTAGTAAACAAGAAGAGAAGTCGCTTTCCCATTTAGGaccaaaaaaatgataatattttgttCAATAAATGATTTCTATGAACTTTTCCCAGTCCAcccaattgattaattaatttgttggtgGGTTTAGGGTTAACTAGCTAATTTTATCAGTGGTCAAAACTTGAATAAAATTGAggaacttgtttgtttttatattttttttttgttttaaattaatatttttttagtgtgttttgatcattttaatatattaatgttaaaaataattttaaaaatataaaatatattattttaatgtatttttatataaaacataccttaaaaaacaataattactaTACTATGAACACCAAGTAAAATACCGTTTGAAATTGCTGCAAAATTAATCTTTTCTATAAGAACATGTAGTtgtctgaaaattataaataacactTTCCTATGAAAGGGGAAAAAGTACTGTGTCTTGAACCGCACGGCAGTGCAAATCGGAAATCACATCTAGAACCGTGGTCTAGAAGAAACACGCTTGACGTGTATTATAGTCACACCAGCGGGCAGAAGAAGTGCTTTCATGACGTTAATTAACCATACAAGCCACGCTTTCTACCTCTGTGACAAGTCTTTGTTTCCGTATCCGGTTCAAGACgcaaattgtttttgtttccgTATCTGCTTCACATGTCGGAATACCTCCATTATTATTcctagaatgaaaaaaaaaaaaaaaatagtgcatTTTCTATGCGACAAACGTATGGGCTACGTGAAGAAGCAatagattataaattaaaaacaaatacagttATTAAATATATGGTTAACATGATAATCCATTTCATGGAATGgattaattcaaatcaaattttaattaatttcaattaatacaTAACTTGGTCAAACTCAAATAAGACTCgacttgattaatttattttttaaaataaaaattatttcaaaattatatttttttatttaaaaaataaaatgataattgaaGGGGGGAATGTTGGGTGGTATTGAAGTCCCATGTATTTTCGTCATATAAAGAATTAAGGAGTACGAAACCCTTCATGAGATGAGCGCTATATGTGATCATGATTATTTTTCCTCTCttggaaaataaaagagaaaatacgCACGGTATAAAgtttgacaaaaattaaaatgaagaaatacTATGAATTCAAAACTTGTTCAAGAAGTGCAGCTGGTTTGCAGTGGCTCTAGCTGGCCTCTAGaaaagtcaatttttttgtgcttttgaaaactaattaatgcaaagtaatttaaaaaaaagaagaagctaattAATAACAAATCCCAAGTTTCATAGCGAATGAAACAGTGTTTGACTATAGCAACATTGTTGAACTACCGTACACCAAACcccgaagaagaagaagaaataatcaatattccaacatcaaaaaaataccAAACGTACGTACATGCATCATcccttttaaattttcttttccagcAAAAAGTCTAGTTCATATAAACTAGCTAACAACCCACAACTACTTTGTATTGGTGTtgataaaaagagaaatttatatagaatttatcaaaaaaaaatcacctcaactcaataatttaaactattagatgaagtctcaatatatgatttatattatttctgtAACATATTTTCTCAATTGAAAGCTCTTTgcgcttgaaacttgtacaaatctacattattttatgcttattttttatctaataaatagaaataatgagatttgaactcgtgatcaTTTGATAATCAAGgctttgatatcatattaaaaaattatcttaattcaaTAACTCAAAGTGTTAAATAAGattcaaaaatatcattcatattatttttctaacagATTTCTATGTAATAATCTAGatattaaaacataatatatatatatatatatacatatataaaataacccTTCGTATCTCCTACTTCAAAGTTAAAAGTCCACTACAAAGTGATTACTGTTATGGTCCCTATTTACTTGCTAGGGACGGCTTGCGTGACTTCTGCCTGTTACTTAACACGTGTACCAGATTATCGTAAATATTATAATTGGAAATTATTGAGTGTGCATGTAAATGTTAAATATctcatattaaataaataaaatgtttataaaTAATACCAACTTGTAAATTATTAGTTTAGATTTTTAGATTGAAGACATTGCATCATTATATATAAGACTTTATGTGCGCAGACCCGTATATTTCTCCAAAATTCTCTAATAAAATC from Populus alba chromosome 8, ASM523922v2, whole genome shotgun sequence encodes the following:
- the LOC118052191 gene encoding uncharacterized protein, with translation MINKLEAKKLLKDKRLWFASFLIAWAAALQGHMMWLQRQDSFKQKFGTLNEDNSDVAQE
- the LOC118052192 gene encoding protein ALP1-like, whose amino-acid sequence is MGPIRGFKRRKKAEKKVDQNVFDAASASALSSLQPQSQRPLDWWDDDFSKRITGPSSESNNSKKFESFFKISRKTFNYICSLVKEDLKARQSNFTGSNGKPLSVTDQVAVALRRLSSGESLSNIGDLLGINQSTVSQITWRFVEAMEERGLHHLCWPSTEAEMEEIKSNFEKICGLPNCCGSIDTTHIVMTLPTVDRSNDVWIDREKNHSMLLQAIVDPDMRFRDVIVGYPGSLSDALVLQNSSFFKLSEEGKRLNGKKIELQEGMELGEYIIGDSGFPLLSWLLTPYQNALSDHQAEFNKRHSETQVVAQIALARLKEMWRIIHGVMWLPDKNRLPRIIFVCCLLHNIVIDMEDKGVDELPSSHQHDTDYRQQICETVNKTGIAVRDNLSLFFSGKLSPSTLSS